The proteins below are encoded in one region of Bacillus vallismortis:
- a CDS encoding UPF0715 family protein: MDFKVILRRRLDNDEEAFNMKGVIKNMQVFRIMFVHVLSALSAAAVYVFCIDYNGYYPYILISAILYIFYLIFATPVQYFLNRKPKRFSLKYLFIYLFFSFLVWLFFALITDPINTLGILLSYEIYLFSISFAFIFWVWDSVFMQNKAKIA; this comes from the coding sequence ATGGATTTTAAAGTGATTTTAAGGAGGCGTCTAGACAATGATGAAGAAGCTTTTAACATGAAAGGGGTTATAAAAAACATGCAAGTTTTTAGGATCATGTTTGTTCATGTCTTGTCTGCGTTATCTGCTGCTGCTGTTTATGTTTTTTGCATCGATTATAATGGTTACTATCCATACATTCTAATAAGTGCCATTCTCTATATATTTTATTTAATCTTTGCAACGCCTGTTCAATATTTTTTAAATCGTAAGCCAAAAAGGTTTAGCCTGAAATATTTATTCATATACTTATTCTTTTCCTTCTTAGTATGGTTATTCTTCGCTTTAATCACTGATCCAATTAACACCTTAGGGATTCTATTGTCATACGAAATTTACTTGTTTAGCATTTCATTTGCTTTTATCTTTTGGGTCTGGGACTCAGTTTTTATGCAAAACAAGGCAAAAATAGCGTAA
- the yonT gene encoding type I TA system toxin YonT: MLEKVGILVAFLISLTVLTINCLTIVEKVRNLMNGTSKKKKRTRKRLRRKRQRKRIRR; this comes from the coding sequence GTGCTTGAGAAGGTGGGTATCTTAGTTGCTTTCCTTATCTCATTAACAGTTCTTACTATCAACTGCCTCACAATAGTTGAGAAGGTAAGAAACTTAATGAATGGGACAAGCAAAAAGAAAAAGCGTACACGTAAGCGACTCCGTAGGAAGAGACAACGCAAACGTATACGCAGATGA
- a CDS encoding HU family DNA-binding protein — translation MNKTEFVGAVAEKLGVTNKEANPKVEAVFNVIVETLAKGESIKIPGVGTFEVRERAARKGRNPQTGEEIDIPATKAPAFKAAKALKDAVKA, via the coding sequence ATGAACAAAACAGAATTTGTTGGAGCAGTTGCAGAAAAATTAGGTGTTACTAATAAAGAAGCTAATCCTAAAGTAGAAGCAGTATTTAATGTCATCGTTGAAACACTAGCAAAAGGTGAATCAATCAAGATTCCAGGAGTTGGAACATTTGAAGTTCGTGAACGTGCAGCTCGTAAAGGGAGAAATCCCCAGACAGGCGAGGAAATTGATATTCCAGCTACAAAAGCACCTGCATTTAAGGCTGCTAAGGCTCTCAAGGACGCAGTGAAAGCTTAA
- a CDS encoding YonK family protein yields the protein MASKKVHQINVKGFFDMDVMEVTEQTKEAEYTYDFKEILSEFNGKNVSITVKEENELPVKDVE from the coding sequence ATGGCAAGCAAAAAAGTACATCAAATTAATGTTAAAGGCTTTTTCGATATGGACGTAATGGAAGTTACTGAACAAACTAAAGAAGCTGAATACACATATGACTTCAAAGAAATTCTCTCAGAGTTTAATGGAAAGAATGTTTCAATTACTGTAAAAGAAGAAAATGAACTTCCTGTTAAAGACGTTGAGTAA
- a CDS encoding terminase large subunit domain-containing protein, whose protein sequence is MTSHKNFTTDRNKHSRGINIFKKGNNLKKKSKSERLMDGIGAWTSFYRANPHRFVKEYLGITLKLFQCILIYMMVHNHYFMYLASRGQGKTWLTSVYCCVQAILFPGTKIVIASGTKGQAREVIEKIDDLRKESPNLRREIEDLKTSTNDAKVEFHNGSWIKIVASNDGARSKRANLLIVDEFRMVDFEIISKVLRKFLTAPRSPKYLEKEEYAHLKERNKEIYLSSCWYKVHWSFNRFITYYNAMMKGSKYFVCGLPYQIAIKEGLLDKDQVRDEMAEEDFDPIGWSMEMEALWFGESEKAYYKFEDIEKNRKLASPLFPPDYYSLIKDSNFKYEGKKPGEIRLVSNDIAGMAGKDNDASVYTVFRLIPNSNGYDRHIVYMESIVGGHTGTQATRIRQIYEDYECDYIVLDTQSIGLGVYDALCQPLYDKERAKEYEPFSCINDDRMAERCTYQNAEKVIYSIKGNAQLNSEIAVLLKDGFKRGKIKIPINENEGKEYLKRFKGYEGLSPEVKGKFLSSYAQITLLINEMINLEAEYSDNGQVKLKEPKSKRKDRYSSVAYGNYIATVLERQLNKQTEYDVEDELVYF, encoded by the coding sequence ATGACTTCGCATAAAAATTTTACAACAGATCGCAACAAGCACAGTCGAGGAATCAATATTTTTAAAAAGGGAAACAACTTAAAAAAGAAATCAAAATCCGAACGATTAATGGATGGTATCGGCGCATGGACTTCTTTCTATAGAGCAAACCCACATCGTTTTGTAAAAGAATACTTGGGTATTACACTTAAATTGTTCCAGTGTATTTTAATTTACATGATGGTACATAATCATTACTTTATGTATCTAGCCAGTCGTGGGCAGGGTAAAACATGGTTAACCTCTGTATACTGCTGTGTGCAAGCCATACTCTTCCCAGGCACTAAAATAGTTATCGCATCGGGCACAAAAGGACAAGCTCGTGAAGTCATAGAGAAAATTGATGACTTACGTAAAGAATCGCCTAATTTAAGGCGAGAAATAGAAGATTTAAAAACCTCAACGAATGATGCTAAAGTGGAGTTCCATAATGGCAGCTGGATTAAAATCGTAGCCTCAAATGATGGCGCCCGCTCCAAGCGTGCAAACCTCCTTATTGTAGATGAATTCAGAATGGTTGATTTTGAAATCATCAGTAAGGTACTTAGAAAATTCCTGACAGCTCCCCGTTCTCCTAAATATCTCGAAAAAGAAGAATACGCTCACTTAAAAGAACGAAACAAAGAAATTTACTTGTCATCCTGCTGGTATAAGGTTCATTGGTCATTTAACAGATTCATAACTTACTACAATGCCATGATGAAAGGATCCAAATACTTTGTTTGCGGTCTTCCTTACCAGATCGCAATTAAAGAAGGCCTTTTGGATAAAGATCAGGTTAGAGATGAAATGGCTGAAGAAGACTTTGACCCTATTGGTTGGTCAATGGAAATGGAAGCTCTATGGTTTGGTGAATCTGAAAAAGCTTATTATAAATTTGAAGACATTGAAAAGAACCGCAAGCTTGCTTCCCCCCTCTTCCCCCCTGACTATTACAGTCTGATCAAGGATTCCAACTTCAAATATGAAGGCAAGAAACCAGGAGAAATTAGGCTGGTAAGCAATGATATCGCTGGAATGGCCGGTAAGGATAATGACGCAAGTGTTTACACTGTATTCAGACTTATCCCAAACTCCAATGGATATGATCGTCATATTGTATACATGGAGAGCATCGTAGGTGGTCACACAGGAACTCAAGCAACAAGAATTCGACAAATATACGAAGATTATGAATGCGATTATATTGTATTGGATACTCAGAGTATCGGACTAGGTGTGTATGATGCATTATGCCAGCCTTTATATGATAAAGAACGTGCAAAAGAATATGAGCCATTTTCATGTATTAACGATGACAGAATGGCTGAGCGTTGTACTTATCAAAATGCCGAAAAAGTAATTTATAGCATTAAAGGTAATGCACAATTGAACAGTGAAATTGCTGTATTACTCAAAGATGGATTTAAACGAGGGAAAATCAAAATTCCTATCAACGAAAATGAAGGAAAAGAATATCTGAAAAGATTTAAAGGCTATGAAGGGCTATCTCCTGAAGTTAAAGGAAAATTCCTTTCAAGCTATGCTCAGATTACCCTTCTAATAAATGAAATGATCAACTTGGAAGCTGAATATAGCGATAACGGACAAGTTAAGCTTAAAGAGCCAAAGAGTAAACGAAAAGACAGATATAGCTCAGTGGCTTATGGCAACTATATTGCTACCGTATTAGAAAGACAGTTAAACAAACAAACTGAATATGACGTTGAAGATGAACTAGTCTATTTTTAA
- a CDS encoding XkdX family protein gives MNFWVIALNQEWANTEEVKIAYGYNDISKDELALGVEKGLISVQEYEAITNEDIQQ, from the coding sequence ATGAACTTTTGGGTTATAGCGCTAAATCAAGAATGGGCAAATACAGAGGAAGTAAAAATCGCTTATGGATACAATGATATATCTAAAGACGAATTAGCCCTTGGAGTTGAGAAAGGGTTAATTTCAGTGCAAGAATATGAAGCCATAACTAATGAAGACATTCAGCAATAA
- a CDS encoding tyrosine-type recombinase/integrase gives MTKSIEKNMLRSRAVKLPEVTESMWEQVDEEHRNLVQEFLDAHSFRDKTRKQYYSSLRQFFWWVHTSLNGKKLYKISKRDFIRYQSFLKNRGMSSSGIALKKAGVSSLNNYIENVVSEDDQNYEKFRNFTRGLPAIPKTTTYEKVKVTYDDYKLMMNALKEDENYLGMAWLATAFNVGGRRAELIQLKTEILDYPILEGQSYVMSHKVFGKGKGEGKPLEYMINTEALEYLRLWHEKRGYDHEYLFTTQYGGEPKQMSESWADYFCSDVLSDILGRRINPHLFKASCITYLLEVKKIKIELISKYVAHHEDVSTTIKHYDLRDFEEEKNQIFV, from the coding sequence ATGACCAAATCAATTGAAAAGAATATGCTCAGATCTCGAGCAGTAAAGCTTCCTGAGGTCACGGAATCAATGTGGGAGCAAGTTGACGAGGAACATAGAAACCTGGTTCAAGAGTTTTTAGATGCTCACTCGTTTAGAGATAAAACACGAAAACAATATTACTCCTCCCTTCGTCAATTCTTTTGGTGGGTACATACCTCTCTTAACGGGAAAAAGCTTTATAAGATTTCAAAGCGTGATTTCATTAGGTATCAAAGTTTCTTAAAGAATCGTGGTATGTCTTCAAGTGGGATTGCCCTCAAAAAAGCCGGTGTATCCTCGTTAAATAATTATATTGAAAATGTTGTTTCAGAAGATGATCAGAATTATGAGAAATTTAGAAACTTCACTCGTGGACTCCCAGCTATACCAAAAACAACTACATATGAAAAAGTAAAAGTTACATATGATGATTATAAGCTTATGATGAACGCCCTAAAAGAAGATGAAAACTATTTGGGGATGGCATGGCTTGCTACTGCCTTTAATGTTGGCGGACGAAGAGCAGAACTTATACAATTAAAAACAGAAATATTAGATTACCCTATTCTAGAGGGTCAGTCATATGTGATGAGTCATAAGGTATTTGGAAAAGGTAAAGGCGAAGGAAAGCCTCTTGAGTACATGATTAACACAGAAGCATTGGAGTACCTTCGATTGTGGCATGAAAAACGTGGTTATGATCATGAATATCTCTTCACTACTCAGTATGGCGGAGAACCTAAACAGATGTCAGAGTCTTGGGCTGATTATTTTTGCTCTGATGTATTATCAGACATCCTTGGCCGCCGTATTAATCCTCACCTCTTTAAGGCCTCATGTATCACTTATCTCCTAGAAGTTAAGAAAATCAAAATCGAATTGATAAGCAAATATGTAGCTCATCATGAAGATGTCTCAACAACAATCAAGCACTATGATTTACGGGATTTTGAAGAAGAAAAGAATCAAATATTTGTTTAG
- a CDS encoding DUF4238 domain-containing protein has product MSKNIVKNQHYVSEFILRNFANEKKQVVECQLKHKKAYPININRSMSSKYTYEHNKLEQNLLEKYFSKLESKVAPTLKKIVNELEKEMSNTRLVYELVCSIFIELLVFYYRSGALLHEFTSQYGLVKSDEKIELLIKKIINFKYLNDLKTMIVNNYEWSIIKNDKNDFILSDQYISTAALSAKSRFLNITNRHMGLKDVIILIPISSRFYFVFYNGKKPNYIKKEQLCTLNESQTFEINVAILNNSYQKCISCNDEALTRVLDRFNEVNPVGSFAHYNSGYKEFKVKKEVFFYEEDLTSYEFFTSFRFRKYKNLKRNERCVCKSGMKYKNCCLIYVQKAELIFNDFQRNVNPLSYSANPYNIIEQSINEVFSIEEPQLFKDIRLASKK; this is encoded by the coding sequence ATGTCAAAGAATATTGTAAAGAATCAACATTATGTTTCAGAATTTATACTAAGGAACTTCGCCAATGAAAAAAAACAAGTAGTGGAATGCCAACTAAAGCACAAGAAAGCATATCCTATCAATATCAACCGCTCGATGAGCTCTAAGTATACTTATGAGCATAATAAACTTGAGCAAAATCTCCTTGAAAAATATTTCAGCAAATTGGAAAGCAAAGTGGCACCTACATTAAAAAAAATTGTTAATGAGCTAGAAAAGGAAATGAGTAATACAAGATTAGTTTATGAATTGGTTTGCTCTATCTTTATAGAATTATTAGTATTCTATTATAGAAGTGGTGCCCTACTTCATGAGTTCACTTCTCAATATGGGCTAGTTAAAAGTGATGAAAAAATAGAACTTTTGATAAAAAAGATAATCAATTTTAAATATTTAAATGATCTTAAAACAATGATAGTGAATAATTACGAGTGGTCAATAATAAAAAATGATAAAAATGATTTTATTCTAAGTGATCAATACATCAGTACAGCAGCACTTTCAGCTAAAAGTCGTTTTTTAAATATTACAAACAGACATATGGGTCTTAAAGATGTAATAATACTAATCCCAATCTCTAGTCGGTTTTATTTTGTCTTTTACAATGGGAAAAAGCCAAATTATATAAAAAAAGAGCAACTATGCACTCTAAATGAAAGTCAAACATTTGAAATAAACGTGGCTATTCTAAATAACTCTTATCAAAAGTGCATCAGTTGTAATGATGAGGCATTAACAAGAGTATTGGATAGATTTAACGAGGTGAATCCAGTCGGTTCATTTGCCCATTATAATTCTGGATATAAAGAGTTTAAAGTTAAAAAAGAAGTGTTTTTTTATGAAGAAGATCTAACATCTTATGAATTTTTTACATCTTTTCGTTTTCGTAAGTATAAGAATCTAAAAAGAAATGAAAGATGTGTCTGTAAAAGTGGCATGAAATATAAAAATTGTTGTTTGATTTATGTACAAAAAGCTGAACTTATCTTTAATGATTTCCAGCGTAATGTAAACCCTCTTTCCTACAGTGCTAATCCATACAATATTATCGAACAAAGCATTAACGAAGTATTCTCTATTGAAGAACCCCAATTATTTAAGGATATAAGATTAGCTTCTAAAAAATAA